A portion of the Bubalus kerabau isolate K-KA32 ecotype Philippines breed swamp buffalo chromosome 1, PCC_UOA_SB_1v2, whole genome shotgun sequence genome contains these proteins:
- the MKNK2 gene encoding MAP kinase-interacting serine/threonine-protein kinase 2 isoform X1 produces MVQKKTAELQGFHRSFKLCTSRTPQAQVLFPVRAGSFCGSPMAVAAEFWSQGQNPFELAFTLDQARHGEPDFSPECPTRPDMPTSQPIDIPDAKKRGKKKKRCRATDSFSGKFEDVYQLQEDVLGEGAHARVQTCINLITNQEYAVKIIEKQPGHIRSRVFREVEMLYQCQGHRNVLELIEFFEEEDRFYLVFEKMRGGSILSHIHKRRHFNELEASVVVQDVASALDFLHNKGIAHRDLKPENILCEHPNQVSPVKICDFDLGSGIKLNGDCSPISTPELLTPCGSAEYMAPEVVEAFSEEASIYDKRCDLWSLGVILYILLSGYPPFVGHCGSDCGWDRGEACPACQNMLFESIQEGKYEFPEKDWAHISFAAKDLISKLLVRDAKQRLSAAQVLQHPWVQGCAPENTLPTPMVLQRNSCAKDLTSFAAEAIAMNRQLAQREEDAAEEEAEQGQPVVIRATSRCLQLSPPSQSKLAQRRQRASLSAAPVVLVGDHA; encoded by the exons ATGGTGCAGAAGAAAACAGCCGAACTTCAGGGCTTCCACCGTTCCTTCAAG CTCTGCACCTCCCGGACACCCCAGGCCCAAGTGCTATTTCCTGTCAGAGCAGGAAGTTTCTGTGGCAGCCCCATGGCTGTGGCAGCCGAGTTCTGGTCTCAG GGGCAGAATCCTTTTGAGCTGGCCTTCACCCTAGACCAGGCCCGCCACGGGGAGCCTGACTTCAGCCCAGAGTGCCCAACCCGCCCTG ATATGCCCACGAGCCAGCCCATCGACATCCCTGACgccaagaagagaggcaaaaagaagaagagatgCCGGGCCACCGACAGCTTTTCCGGCAAGTTTGAAG ATGTCTACCAGCTGCAGGAGGACGTGCTTGGGGAGGGTGCCCATGCCCGTGTGCAGACCTGCATCAACCTCATCACCAACCAGGAGTATGCTGTCAAG ATCATTGAGAAGCAGCCAGGCCACATTCGGAGCAGGGTTTTCAGGGAAGTGGAGATGCTGTATCAGTGCCAGGGACACAG GAATGTCCTCGAGCTGATTGAGTTCTTCGAGGAGGAGGACCGTTTCTACCTGGTGTTTGAGAAGATGCGGGGTG GCTCCATTCTCAGCCACATACACAAGCGGCGGCACTTTAATGAGCTGGAGGCCAGCGTGGTGGTGCAGGACGTAGCCAGTGCCCTGGACTTCCTGCACAACAAAG GCATCGCCCACAGGGACCTAAAGCCGGAAAACATCCTCTGTGAGCACCCCAACCAG GTGTCCCCCGTGAAGATCTGCGACTTTGACCTGGGCAGTGGCATCAAACTCAACGGGGACTGCTCCCCCATCTCCACCCCAGAGCTGCTCACCCCG TGCGGCTCCGCGGAGTACATGGCCCCGGAGGTAGTGGAGGCCTTCAGCGAGGAGGCCAGTATCTACGACAAACGCTGCGACCTCTGGAGCCTGGGCGTCATCCTCTACATCCTACTAAGCGGCTATCCGCCCTTCGTGGGCCACTGCGGCAGCGACTGCGGCTGGGACCGCGGGGAGGCCTGCCCCGCCTGCCAG AACATGCTGTTTGAGAGCATCCAGGAGGGCAAGTATGAGTTTCCAGAGAAGGACTGGGCCCACATCTCCTTTGCTGCCAAAGACCTCATCTCCAAGCTCCTCGTCCGCGATGCCAAGCAGAGGCTGAGCGCTGCCCAAGTCCTGCAGCACCCTTGGGTGCAGGGG TGCGCCCCGGAGAACACCCTGCCCACGCCCATGGTCCTGCAGAG GAACAGCTGTGCCAAAGACCTCACTTCCTTCGCGGCCGAGGCCATTGCCATGAACCGGCAGCTGGCCCAGCGCGAGGAAGACGCCGCGGAGGAGGAGGCGGAGCAGGGCCAGCCCGTGGTCATCCGAGCTACCTCACGCTGCTTGCAGCTGTCCCCGCCCTCCCAGTCCAAGCTGGCCCAGCGGCGGCAGCGCGCCAGCCTGTCCGCGGCCCCCGTGGTCCTGGTGGGAGACCACGCGTGA
- the MKNK2 gene encoding MAP kinase-interacting serine/threonine-protein kinase 2 isoform X2 yields the protein MVQKKTAELQGFHRSFKGQNPFELAFTLDQARHGEPDFSPECPTRPDMPTSQPIDIPDAKKRGKKKKRCRATDSFSGKFEDVYQLQEDVLGEGAHARVQTCINLITNQEYAVKIIEKQPGHIRSRVFREVEMLYQCQGHRNVLELIEFFEEEDRFYLVFEKMRGGSILSHIHKRRHFNELEASVVVQDVASALDFLHNKGIAHRDLKPENILCEHPNQVSPVKICDFDLGSGIKLNGDCSPISTPELLTPCGSAEYMAPEVVEAFSEEASIYDKRCDLWSLGVILYILLSGYPPFVGHCGSDCGWDRGEACPACQNMLFESIQEGKYEFPEKDWAHISFAAKDLISKLLVRDAKQRLSAAQVLQHPWVQGCAPENTLPTPMVLQRNSCAKDLTSFAAEAIAMNRQLAQREEDAAEEEAEQGQPVVIRATSRCLQLSPPSQSKLAQRRQRASLSAAPVVLVGDHA from the exons ATGGTGCAGAAGAAAACAGCCGAACTTCAGGGCTTCCACCGTTCCTTCAAG GGGCAGAATCCTTTTGAGCTGGCCTTCACCCTAGACCAGGCCCGCCACGGGGAGCCTGACTTCAGCCCAGAGTGCCCAACCCGCCCTG ATATGCCCACGAGCCAGCCCATCGACATCCCTGACgccaagaagagaggcaaaaagaagaagagatgCCGGGCCACCGACAGCTTTTCCGGCAAGTTTGAAG ATGTCTACCAGCTGCAGGAGGACGTGCTTGGGGAGGGTGCCCATGCCCGTGTGCAGACCTGCATCAACCTCATCACCAACCAGGAGTATGCTGTCAAG ATCATTGAGAAGCAGCCAGGCCACATTCGGAGCAGGGTTTTCAGGGAAGTGGAGATGCTGTATCAGTGCCAGGGACACAG GAATGTCCTCGAGCTGATTGAGTTCTTCGAGGAGGAGGACCGTTTCTACCTGGTGTTTGAGAAGATGCGGGGTG GCTCCATTCTCAGCCACATACACAAGCGGCGGCACTTTAATGAGCTGGAGGCCAGCGTGGTGGTGCAGGACGTAGCCAGTGCCCTGGACTTCCTGCACAACAAAG GCATCGCCCACAGGGACCTAAAGCCGGAAAACATCCTCTGTGAGCACCCCAACCAG GTGTCCCCCGTGAAGATCTGCGACTTTGACCTGGGCAGTGGCATCAAACTCAACGGGGACTGCTCCCCCATCTCCACCCCAGAGCTGCTCACCCCG TGCGGCTCCGCGGAGTACATGGCCCCGGAGGTAGTGGAGGCCTTCAGCGAGGAGGCCAGTATCTACGACAAACGCTGCGACCTCTGGAGCCTGGGCGTCATCCTCTACATCCTACTAAGCGGCTATCCGCCCTTCGTGGGCCACTGCGGCAGCGACTGCGGCTGGGACCGCGGGGAGGCCTGCCCCGCCTGCCAG AACATGCTGTTTGAGAGCATCCAGGAGGGCAAGTATGAGTTTCCAGAGAAGGACTGGGCCCACATCTCCTTTGCTGCCAAAGACCTCATCTCCAAGCTCCTCGTCCGCGATGCCAAGCAGAGGCTGAGCGCTGCCCAAGTCCTGCAGCACCCTTGGGTGCAGGGG TGCGCCCCGGAGAACACCCTGCCCACGCCCATGGTCCTGCAGAG GAACAGCTGTGCCAAAGACCTCACTTCCTTCGCGGCCGAGGCCATTGCCATGAACCGGCAGCTGGCCCAGCGCGAGGAAGACGCCGCGGAGGAGGAGGCGGAGCAGGGCCAGCCCGTGGTCATCCGAGCTACCTCACGCTGCTTGCAGCTGTCCCCGCCCTCCCAGTCCAAGCTGGCCCAGCGGCGGCAGCGCGCCAGCCTGTCCGCGGCCCCCGTGGTCCTGGTGGGAGACCACGCGTGA